The Phacochoerus africanus isolate WHEZ1 chromosome 3, ROS_Pafr_v1, whole genome shotgun sequence genome window below encodes:
- the MYH7B gene encoding myosin-7B isoform X3, giving the protein MLSFFSSQQFLATKTGGTLEDQIIEANPAMEAFGNAKTLRNDNSSRFGKFIRIHFGPSGKLASADIDSYLLEKSRVIFQLPGERGYHVYYQILSGKKPELQDMLLLSMNPYDYHFCSQGVITVDNMDDGEELIATDHAMDILGFSVDEKCACYKIVGALLHFGNMKFKQKQREEQAEADGTESADKAAYLMGVSSGDLLKGLLHPRVRVGNEYVTKGQSVEQVVFAVGALAKATYDRLFRWLVSRINQTLDTKLPRQFFIGVLDIAGFEIFEFNSFEQLCINFTNEKLQQFFNQHMFVLEQEEYKREGIDWVFIDFGLDLQPCIDLIEKVPYSIVGWLEKNKDPLNETVVPIFQKSQNKLLAMLYENYAGSCSTEPPKSGVKEKRKKAASFQTVSQLHKENLNKLMTNLRATQPHFVRCIVPNENKTPGVMDAFLVLHQLRCNGVLEGIRICRQGFPNRLLYTDFRQRYRILNPSAIPDDTFMDSRKATEKLLGSLDIDHSQYQFGHTKVFFKAGLLGVLEELRDQRLAKVLTLLQARGRGRLMRLEYQRLLGGRDALFTIQWNIRAFNAVKNWSWMKLFFKMKPLLRSAQAEEELAALRAELRGLRGALATAEAKRQELEETHVSVTQEKNDLALQLQAEQDNLADAEERCHLLIKSKVQLEAKVKELSERLEDEEEVNADLAARRRKLEDECTELKKDIDDLELTLAKAEKEKQATENKVKNLTEEMAALDESVARLTKEKKALQEAHQQALGDLQAEEDRVSALAKAKLRLEQQVEDLECSLEQEKKLRMDTERAKRKLEGDLKLTQESVTDAAQDKQQLEEKLKKKDSELSQLNLRVEDEQLLGAQLQKKIKELQARAEELEEELEAERAARARVEKQRAEAARELEELSERLEEAGGASAGQREGCRKREAELGRLRRELEEAALRHEATVAALRRKQAESAAELGEQVDSLQRVRQKLEKEKSELRMEVDDLGASVETLARGKASAEKLCRAYEDQLNEAKIKVEELQRQLADASTQRGRLQTESGELSRLLEEKESLISQLSRGKATATQSLEELRRQLEEESKAKSALAHAVQALRHDCDLLREQHEEEAEAQAELQRLLSKANAEVAQWRSKYEADAIQRTEELEEAKKKLALRLQEAEEGVEAAHAKCSSLEKAKLRLQTESEDVTLELERATSAAAALDKKQRHLERALEDRRRQEEEMQRELEAAQREARSLGTELFRLRHSHEEALEALETLRRENKNLQEEISDLTDQVSLSGKSIQELEKAKKALEGEKSELQAALEEAEGALELEETKTLRIQLELSQVKAEVDRKLAEKDEECTNLRRNHQRAVESLQASLDAETRARNEALRLKKKMEGDLNDLELQLGHATRQATEAQAATRLLQAQLKEEQAGRDEEQRLAAELREQAQALERRAALLAAELEELRAALEQGERSRRLAEQELLEATERLNLLHSQNTGLLNQKKKLEVDLAQLSGEVEEAAQERREAEEKAKKAITDAAMMAEELKKEQDTSTHLERMKKTLEQTVRELQARLEEAEQAALRGGKKQVQKLEAKVRELEAELDAEQKKHAEALKGVRKHERRVKELMYQAEEDRKNLARMQDLVDKLQSKVKSYKRQFEEAEQQASTNLAKYRKAQHELDDAEERADMAETQANKLRARTRDALGPKVKAGVGHPPCPLLGGQLTQAAPFSPQHKE; this is encoded by the exons ATGTTGTCTTTCTTCTCCTCCCAGCAATTTCTGGCCACAAAGACTGGG GGCACCCTGGAGGATCAAATCATTGAGGCGAACCCTGCCATGGAGGCTTTTGGCAATGCCAAGACCCTGCGGAATGACAACTCGTCCCGCTTT GGCAAGTTCATCCGCATTCACTTTGGTCCCTCTGGGAAGCTGGCATCCGCGGATATTGACAGCT ATCTCCTGGAGAAGTCTCGGGTAATCTTCCAGCTGCCCGGTGAGCGTGGCTACCACGTCTACTACCAGATCCTCTCGGGGAAGAAGCCAGAGCTGCAGG ACATGCTGCTCCTGTCCATGAACCCCTACGACTACCACTTCTGCAGCCAGGGCGTCATCACCGTGGACAACATGGATGACGGGGAGGAGCTCATAGCCACTGAC catgCCATGGACATCCTGGGCTTCAGCGTGGATGAGAAGTGTGCCTGCTATAAGATCGTGGGTGCCCTCCTACACTTCGGCAACATGAAGTTCAAGCAGAAGCAACGGGAGGAGCAGGCTGAGGCCGATGGCACTGAGA GTGCTGACAAGGCTGCCTACCTGATGGGGGTCAGCAGTGGGGACCTCCTTAAAGGCCTTTTGCACCCCCGAGTGCGTGTGGGGAACGAGTATGTGACCAAGGGCCAGAGTGTGGAGCAG GTGGTGTTTGCCGTGGGGGCTCTGGCCAAGGCCACCTATGACCGGCTGTTCCGATGGCTGGTGTCAAGGATCAACCAGACGCTGGACACCAAGCTGCCCCGTCAGTTCTTCATTGGTGTGCTGGACATAGCTGGTTTTGAGATCTTTGAG TTTAACAGCTTTGAACAGCTGTGTATCAACTTCACCAACGAGAAGCTGCAGCAGTTCTTCAACCAGCACATGTTTGTGCTGGAGCAGGAGGAGTACAAGCGGGAGGGCATTGACTGGGTCTTCATCGACTTTGGCCTGGACCTGCAGCCCTGCATTGACCTCATTGAGAAG GTGCCTTACAGCATCGTGGGCTGGCTGGAGAAAAACAAGGATCCACTGAATGAGACGGTGGTCCCCATCTTCCAAAAGTCGCAGAACAAGCTCTTGGCTATGCTCTACGAGAACTACGCCGGCTCCTGCTCTA CTGAGCCCCCCAAGTCTGGGGTGAAAGAGAAGCGGAAGAAGGCAGCATCATTCCAGACGGTGTCCCAGCTGCACAAG gagaaCCTCAACAAGCTGATGACCAATCTGCGGGCCACACAGCCCCACTTTGTCCGTTGCATTGTCCCCAATGAGAACAAGACCCCAG GTGTCATGGATGCCTTCTTGGTGCTACACCAGCTGCGCTGCAATGGGGTTCTGGAGGGGATCCGGATCTGCCGCCAAGGATTCCCCAATAGGCTGCTTTACACCGACTTCCGGCAGCG gtaCCGCATCCTGAACCCCAGTGCCATCCCGGACGACACCTTCATGGACAGCAGGAAGGCCACAGAGAAGCTGCTGGGCTCGCTGGACATCGACCACTCCCAGTACCAGTTTGGCCACACCAAG GTGTTCTTCAAGGCCGGGCTTCTGGGTGTGTTGGAGGAGCTTCGGGACCAGCGTCTGGCCAAGGTCTTGACACTGCTGCAGGCGCGGGGCCGGGGCCGCCTCATGCGCCTTGAATACCAGCGCCTGCTTGGAGGCAG GGATGCCCTGTTCACCATCCAGTGGAACATCCGTGCCTTCAATGCTGTCAAGAATTGGTCGTGGATGAAGCTCTTTTTCAAGATGAAGCCACTGCTCCGCTCGGCACAGGCTGAGGAGGAGCTGGCGGCCCTGCGTGCAGAGCTGCGGGGGCTGCGAGGGGCACTGGCCACTGCCGAGGCCAAGcgccaggagctggaggagacaCACGTCAGTGTGACCCAGGAGAAGAACGACCtggccctgcagctgcaggcg GAGCAGGACAATCTGGCGGATGCTGAGGAGCGCTGCCACTTGCTGATCAAGTCCAAGGTGCAGCTGGAGGCCAAGGTGAAGGAACTGAGCGAGCGGctggaggacgaggaggaggtgAATGCTGACCTGGCCGCCCGCCGGCGCAAGCTGGAGGACGAGTGCACCGAGCTCAAGAAGGACATTGATGACCTGGAGCTGACGCTGGCCAAGGCCGAGAAGGAGAAGCAGGCTACGGAGAATAAG gtgaagaacctgacagagGAGATGGCGGCACTGGACGAGTCAGTGGCCCGGCTGACCAAGGAGAAGAAGGCCTTGCAGGAGGCCCACCAGCAGGCCCTGGGCGACCTGCAGGCTGAGGAGGACCGAGTGAGCGCGCTGGCCAAGGCCAAGCTCCGGCTGGAGCAGCAGGTGGAGGAT CTGGAGTGCTCCCTGGAGCAAGAAAAGAAGCTGCGCATGGACACAGAGCGGGCCAAACGCAAGCTTGAGGGTGACCTGAAACTGACGCAGGAGTCGGTGACAGATGCTGCCCAGGACAAGCAGCAACTGGAGGAGAAGCTCAAGAA AAAGGACTCTGAGCTGAGTCAGCTGAACCTGCGGGTGGAGGACGAGCAGCTTCTGGGGGCCCAGCTGCAGAAGAAGATCAAGGAGCTGCAG GCTCGGgcggaggagctggaggaggagctggaggccgAGCGGGCGGCCCGGGCCCGCGTGGAGAAGCAGCGGGCAGAGGCGGCCCGGGAGCTGGAGGAGCTGAGCGAGCGGCTGGAGGAGGCGGGCGGCGCGTCCGCGGGGCAGCGCGAGGGCTGCCGGAAGCGCGAGGCTGAGCTGGGGCGGCTGCGCCGGGAGCTGGAGGAGGCGGCCCTGCGGCACGAGGCCACGGTGGCTGCCCTGAGGCGTAAGCAGGCAGAGAGCGCCGCCGAGCTGGGCGAGCAGGTGGACAGTCTGCAGCGGGTGCGGCAGAAGCTggagaaggagaagagtgagCTCCGCATGGAGGTGGACGATCTGGGCGCCAGTGTGGAAACTCTGGCTCGTGGCAAG GCCAGTGCAGAGAAGCTGTGCCGGGCCTATGAGGATCAGCTGAATGAGGCCAAGATCAAGGTGGAGGAGCTGCAGCGGCAACTTGCAGATGCGAGCACCCAGCGTGGGCGGCTCCAAACCGAGAGTG GGGAGCTGAGCCGCCTGCTTGAAGAGAAGGAGTCTCTGATCAGCCAGCTGAGCCGCGGGAAGGCCACGGCCACCCAGAGCTTGGAGGAACTGCGGcggcagctggaggaggagagcAAG GCCAAGAGTGCGTTGGCCCATGCCGTGCAGGCTTTGCGGCATGACTGCGACCTCCTGCGGGAGCAGCAcgaggaggaggctgaggcccaggctGAGCTGCAGCGGCTGCTGTCCAAGGCCAATGCCGAGGTGGCGCAGTGGAGAAGCAAGTACGAGGCAGATGCCATCCAGAGGacagaggagctggaggaggccaA AAAGAAGCTGGCACTGCggctgcaggaggcagaggaaggggtggAAGCTGCTCATGCCAAGTGCTCGTCGCTGGAGAAGGCCAAGCTGCGGCTGCAGACAGAGTCGGAGGATGTGACCCTGGAGCTGGAGCGGGCGACTTCGGCGGCTGCGGCCCTGGACAAGAAGCAGCGGCACCTGGAGCGGGCGCTGGAGGATCGGCGGCGGCAGGAGGAGGAGATGCAGCGGGAGTTGGAGGCGGCTCAGAGGGAGGCCCGCAGCCTGGGCACCGAACTCTTCCGGCTGCGGCACAGTCATGAGGAGGCTCTCGAGGCCCTGGAGACGCTCAGGCGGGAGAACAAGAACCTGCAGG AGGAGATCAGTGACCTCACGGACCAGGTCAGCCTCAGTGGGAAGAGCATCCAGGAGCTGGAGAAGGCCAAGAAGGCACTGGAAGGGGAGAAGAGTGAGCTCCAGGCCGCACTGGAGGAGGCCGAG GGGGCCCTGGAGCTGGAGGAGACCAAGACTCTGCGGATCCAGCTGGAGCTCTCCCAGGTCAAGGCTGAAGTGGACCGGAAGCTGGCGGAGAAAGATGAGGAGTGCACTAACCTGAG GCGCAACCACCAGCGGGCAGTGGAGTCCCTGCAGGCCTCCCTGGATGCAGAGACTCGAGCACGCAATGAGGCCCTGCGGCTCAAGAAGAAGATGGAGGGTGACCTCAAtgacctggagctgcagctgggccaTGCCACCCGCCAGGCCACGGAGGCACAGGCAGCCACGCGGCTGCTGCAGGCCCAACTCAAGGAGGAGCAGGCCGGGCGGGACGAGGAGCAGCGGCTGGCGGCTGAGCTCCGCGAGCAGGCACAGGCCCTGGAGCGGCGGGCCGCCCTGCTGGCTGCGGAGCTGGAGGAGCTGCGGGCTGCCCTGGAGCAGGGCGAGCGCAGCCGCCGGCTGGCGGAACAGGAGCTGCTAGAGGCCACCGAGCGCCTCAACCTTCTGCATTCCCAG AACACAGGCCTCTTGAACCAGAAGAAGAAACTAGAGGTGGATTTGGCCCAGCTGAGCGGCGAGGTGGAGGAGGCTGCCCAGGAAAGACGGGAAGCCGAGGAGAAGGCCAAAAAGGCCATCACCGAc GCAGCCATGATGGCGGAGGAGCTGAAAAAGGAGCAAGACACCAGTACGCACCTGGAACGGATGAAGAAGACACTAGAACAGACGGTGCGGGAGCTACAGGCCCGGCTTGAGGAGGCAGAACAAGCTGCCCTCCGTGGCGGGAAGAAGCAGGTGCAGAAGCTGGAGGCCAAG GTGCGGGAGCTGGAGGCTGAGCTTGACGCGGAGCAGAAGAAGCACGCCGAGGCCCTCAAGGGGGTGCGGAAACACGAGCGCCGGGTCAAGGAGCTCATGTACCAG GCCGAGGAGGACAGGAAGAACCTGGCTCGCATGCAGGACCTGGTGGACAAGTTGCAGAGCAAGGTCAAGAGCTACAAACGTCAGTTTGAAGAGGCG GAGCAGCAGGCCAGCACTAACCTGGCCAAGTACCGCAAGGCCCAGCACGAGCTGGACGACGCGGAGGAGCGGGCGGACATGGCGGAAACCCAGGCGAACAAGCTGCGGGCACGGACCAGGGATGCCCTGGGCCCCAAGGTGAAGGCTGGTGTGGGGCACCCACCCTGCCCGCTGCTTGGGGGGCAGCTCACGCAGGCGGCACCCTTTTCCCCTCAGCACAAGGAGTGA
- the MYH7B gene encoding myosin-7B isoform X1: MLSFFSSQQFLATKTGGTLEDQIIEANPAMEAFGNAKTLRNDNSSRFGKFIRIHFGPSGKLASADIDSYLLEKSRVIFQLPGERGYHVYYQILSGKKPELQDMLLLSMNPYDYHFCSQGVITVDNMDDGEELIATDHAMDILGFSVDEKCACYKIVGALLHFGNMKFKQKQREEQAEADGTESADKAAYLMGVSSGDLLKGLLHPRVRVGNEYVTKGQSVEQVVFAVGALAKATYDRLFRWLVSRINQTLDTKLPRQFFIGVLDIAGFEIFEFNSFEQLCINFTNEKLQQFFNQHMFVLEQEEYKREGIDWVFIDFGLDLQPCIDLIEKPLGILSILEEECMFPKASDASFRAKLYDNHAGKSPNFQQPRPDKKRKYQAHFEVVHYAGVVPYSIVGWLEKNKDPLNETVVPIFQKSQNKLLAMLYENYAGSCSTEPPKSGVKEKRKKAASFQTVSQLHKENLNKLMTNLRATQPHFVRCIVPNENKTPGVMDAFLVLHQLRCNGVLEGIRICRQGFPNRLLYTDFRQRYRILNPSAIPDDTFMDSRKATEKLLGSLDIDHSQYQFGHTKVFFKAGLLGVLEELRDQRLAKVLTLLQARGRGRLMRLEYQRLLGGRDALFTIQWNIRAFNAVKNWSWMKLFFKMKPLLRSAQAEEELAALRAELRGLRGALATAEAKRQELEETHVSVTQEKNDLALQLQAEQDNLADAEERCHLLIKSKVQLEAKVKELSERLEDEEEVNADLAARRRKLEDECTELKKDIDDLELTLAKAEKEKQATENKVKNLTEEMAALDESVARLTKEKKALQEAHQQALGDLQAEEDRVSALAKAKLRLEQQVEDLECSLEQEKKLRMDTERAKRKLEGDLKLTQESVTDAAQDKQQLEEKLKKKDSELSQLNLRVEDEQLLGAQLQKKIKELQARAEELEEELEAERAARARVEKQRAEAARELEELSERLEEAGGASAGQREGCRKREAELGRLRRELEEAALRHEATVAALRRKQAESAAELGEQVDSLQRVRQKLEKEKSELRMEVDDLGASVETLARGKASAEKLCRAYEDQLNEAKIKVEELQRQLADASTQRGRLQTESGELSRLLEEKESLISQLSRGKATATQSLEELRRQLEEESKAKSALAHAVQALRHDCDLLREQHEEEAEAQAELQRLLSKANAEVAQWRSKYEADAIQRTEELEEAKKKLALRLQEAEEGVEAAHAKCSSLEKAKLRLQTESEDVTLELERATSAAAALDKKQRHLERALEDRRRQEEEMQRELEAAQREARSLGTELFRLRHSHEEALEALETLRRENKNLQEEISDLTDQVSLSGKSIQELEKAKKALEGEKSELQAALEEAEGALELEETKTLRIQLELSQVKAEVDRKLAEKDEECTNLRRNHQRAVESLQASLDAETRARNEALRLKKKMEGDLNDLELQLGHATRQATEAQAATRLLQAQLKEEQAGRDEEQRLAAELREQAQALERRAALLAAELEELRAALEQGERSRRLAEQELLEATERLNLLHSQNTGLLNQKKKLEVDLAQLSGEVEEAAQERREAEEKAKKAITDAAMMAEELKKEQDTSTHLERMKKTLEQTVRELQARLEEAEQAALRGGKKQVQKLEAKVRELEAELDAEQKKHAEALKGVRKHERRVKELMYQAEEDRKNLARMQDLVDKLQSKVKSYKRQFEEAEQQASTNLAKYRKAQHELDDAEERADMAETQANKLRARTRDALGPKHKE, translated from the exons ATGTTGTCTTTCTTCTCCTCCCAGCAATTTCTGGCCACAAAGACTGGG GGCACCCTGGAGGATCAAATCATTGAGGCGAACCCTGCCATGGAGGCTTTTGGCAATGCCAAGACCCTGCGGAATGACAACTCGTCCCGCTTT GGCAAGTTCATCCGCATTCACTTTGGTCCCTCTGGGAAGCTGGCATCCGCGGATATTGACAGCT ATCTCCTGGAGAAGTCTCGGGTAATCTTCCAGCTGCCCGGTGAGCGTGGCTACCACGTCTACTACCAGATCCTCTCGGGGAAGAAGCCAGAGCTGCAGG ACATGCTGCTCCTGTCCATGAACCCCTACGACTACCACTTCTGCAGCCAGGGCGTCATCACCGTGGACAACATGGATGACGGGGAGGAGCTCATAGCCACTGAC catgCCATGGACATCCTGGGCTTCAGCGTGGATGAGAAGTGTGCCTGCTATAAGATCGTGGGTGCCCTCCTACACTTCGGCAACATGAAGTTCAAGCAGAAGCAACGGGAGGAGCAGGCTGAGGCCGATGGCACTGAGA GTGCTGACAAGGCTGCCTACCTGATGGGGGTCAGCAGTGGGGACCTCCTTAAAGGCCTTTTGCACCCCCGAGTGCGTGTGGGGAACGAGTATGTGACCAAGGGCCAGAGTGTGGAGCAG GTGGTGTTTGCCGTGGGGGCTCTGGCCAAGGCCACCTATGACCGGCTGTTCCGATGGCTGGTGTCAAGGATCAACCAGACGCTGGACACCAAGCTGCCCCGTCAGTTCTTCATTGGTGTGCTGGACATAGCTGGTTTTGAGATCTTTGAG TTTAACAGCTTTGAACAGCTGTGTATCAACTTCACCAACGAGAAGCTGCAGCAGTTCTTCAACCAGCACATGTTTGTGCTGGAGCAGGAGGAGTACAAGCGGGAGGGCATTGACTGGGTCTTCATCGACTTTGGCCTGGACCTGCAGCCCTGCATTGACCTCATTGAGAAG CCTCTGGGCATCCTGTCCATCCTGGAGGAGGAGTGCATGTTCCCCAAGGCCTCAGACGCCAGCTTCCGGGCCAAGCTCTATGATAACCACGCGGGGAAGTCACCCAATTTCCAGCAGCCACGGCCTGATAAGAAGCGCAAATACCAGGCCCACTTTGAGGTGGTCCACTATGCGGGCGTG GTGCCTTACAGCATCGTGGGCTGGCTGGAGAAAAACAAGGATCCACTGAATGAGACGGTGGTCCCCATCTTCCAAAAGTCGCAGAACAAGCTCTTGGCTATGCTCTACGAGAACTACGCCGGCTCCTGCTCTA CTGAGCCCCCCAAGTCTGGGGTGAAAGAGAAGCGGAAGAAGGCAGCATCATTCCAGACGGTGTCCCAGCTGCACAAG gagaaCCTCAACAAGCTGATGACCAATCTGCGGGCCACACAGCCCCACTTTGTCCGTTGCATTGTCCCCAATGAGAACAAGACCCCAG GTGTCATGGATGCCTTCTTGGTGCTACACCAGCTGCGCTGCAATGGGGTTCTGGAGGGGATCCGGATCTGCCGCCAAGGATTCCCCAATAGGCTGCTTTACACCGACTTCCGGCAGCG gtaCCGCATCCTGAACCCCAGTGCCATCCCGGACGACACCTTCATGGACAGCAGGAAGGCCACAGAGAAGCTGCTGGGCTCGCTGGACATCGACCACTCCCAGTACCAGTTTGGCCACACCAAG GTGTTCTTCAAGGCCGGGCTTCTGGGTGTGTTGGAGGAGCTTCGGGACCAGCGTCTGGCCAAGGTCTTGACACTGCTGCAGGCGCGGGGCCGGGGCCGCCTCATGCGCCTTGAATACCAGCGCCTGCTTGGAGGCAG GGATGCCCTGTTCACCATCCAGTGGAACATCCGTGCCTTCAATGCTGTCAAGAATTGGTCGTGGATGAAGCTCTTTTTCAAGATGAAGCCACTGCTCCGCTCGGCACAGGCTGAGGAGGAGCTGGCGGCCCTGCGTGCAGAGCTGCGGGGGCTGCGAGGGGCACTGGCCACTGCCGAGGCCAAGcgccaggagctggaggagacaCACGTCAGTGTGACCCAGGAGAAGAACGACCtggccctgcagctgcaggcg GAGCAGGACAATCTGGCGGATGCTGAGGAGCGCTGCCACTTGCTGATCAAGTCCAAGGTGCAGCTGGAGGCCAAGGTGAAGGAACTGAGCGAGCGGctggaggacgaggaggaggtgAATGCTGACCTGGCCGCCCGCCGGCGCAAGCTGGAGGACGAGTGCACCGAGCTCAAGAAGGACATTGATGACCTGGAGCTGACGCTGGCCAAGGCCGAGAAGGAGAAGCAGGCTACGGAGAATAAG gtgaagaacctgacagagGAGATGGCGGCACTGGACGAGTCAGTGGCCCGGCTGACCAAGGAGAAGAAGGCCTTGCAGGAGGCCCACCAGCAGGCCCTGGGCGACCTGCAGGCTGAGGAGGACCGAGTGAGCGCGCTGGCCAAGGCCAAGCTCCGGCTGGAGCAGCAGGTGGAGGAT CTGGAGTGCTCCCTGGAGCAAGAAAAGAAGCTGCGCATGGACACAGAGCGGGCCAAACGCAAGCTTGAGGGTGACCTGAAACTGACGCAGGAGTCGGTGACAGATGCTGCCCAGGACAAGCAGCAACTGGAGGAGAAGCTCAAGAA AAAGGACTCTGAGCTGAGTCAGCTGAACCTGCGGGTGGAGGACGAGCAGCTTCTGGGGGCCCAGCTGCAGAAGAAGATCAAGGAGCTGCAG GCTCGGgcggaggagctggaggaggagctggaggccgAGCGGGCGGCCCGGGCCCGCGTGGAGAAGCAGCGGGCAGAGGCGGCCCGGGAGCTGGAGGAGCTGAGCGAGCGGCTGGAGGAGGCGGGCGGCGCGTCCGCGGGGCAGCGCGAGGGCTGCCGGAAGCGCGAGGCTGAGCTGGGGCGGCTGCGCCGGGAGCTGGAGGAGGCGGCCCTGCGGCACGAGGCCACGGTGGCTGCCCTGAGGCGTAAGCAGGCAGAGAGCGCCGCCGAGCTGGGCGAGCAGGTGGACAGTCTGCAGCGGGTGCGGCAGAAGCTggagaaggagaagagtgagCTCCGCATGGAGGTGGACGATCTGGGCGCCAGTGTGGAAACTCTGGCTCGTGGCAAG GCCAGTGCAGAGAAGCTGTGCCGGGCCTATGAGGATCAGCTGAATGAGGCCAAGATCAAGGTGGAGGAGCTGCAGCGGCAACTTGCAGATGCGAGCACCCAGCGTGGGCGGCTCCAAACCGAGAGTG GGGAGCTGAGCCGCCTGCTTGAAGAGAAGGAGTCTCTGATCAGCCAGCTGAGCCGCGGGAAGGCCACGGCCACCCAGAGCTTGGAGGAACTGCGGcggcagctggaggaggagagcAAG GCCAAGAGTGCGTTGGCCCATGCCGTGCAGGCTTTGCGGCATGACTGCGACCTCCTGCGGGAGCAGCAcgaggaggaggctgaggcccaggctGAGCTGCAGCGGCTGCTGTCCAAGGCCAATGCCGAGGTGGCGCAGTGGAGAAGCAAGTACGAGGCAGATGCCATCCAGAGGacagaggagctggaggaggccaA AAAGAAGCTGGCACTGCggctgcaggaggcagaggaaggggtggAAGCTGCTCATGCCAAGTGCTCGTCGCTGGAGAAGGCCAAGCTGCGGCTGCAGACAGAGTCGGAGGATGTGACCCTGGAGCTGGAGCGGGCGACTTCGGCGGCTGCGGCCCTGGACAAGAAGCAGCGGCACCTGGAGCGGGCGCTGGAGGATCGGCGGCGGCAGGAGGAGGAGATGCAGCGGGAGTTGGAGGCGGCTCAGAGGGAGGCCCGCAGCCTGGGCACCGAACTCTTCCGGCTGCGGCACAGTCATGAGGAGGCTCTCGAGGCCCTGGAGACGCTCAGGCGGGAGAACAAGAACCTGCAGG AGGAGATCAGTGACCTCACGGACCAGGTCAGCCTCAGTGGGAAGAGCATCCAGGAGCTGGAGAAGGCCAAGAAGGCACTGGAAGGGGAGAAGAGTGAGCTCCAGGCCGCACTGGAGGAGGCCGAG GGGGCCCTGGAGCTGGAGGAGACCAAGACTCTGCGGATCCAGCTGGAGCTCTCCCAGGTCAAGGCTGAAGTGGACCGGAAGCTGGCGGAGAAAGATGAGGAGTGCACTAACCTGAG GCGCAACCACCAGCGGGCAGTGGAGTCCCTGCAGGCCTCCCTGGATGCAGAGACTCGAGCACGCAATGAGGCCCTGCGGCTCAAGAAGAAGATGGAGGGTGACCTCAAtgacctggagctgcagctgggccaTGCCACCCGCCAGGCCACGGAGGCACAGGCAGCCACGCGGCTGCTGCAGGCCCAACTCAAGGAGGAGCAGGCCGGGCGGGACGAGGAGCAGCGGCTGGCGGCTGAGCTCCGCGAGCAGGCACAGGCCCTGGAGCGGCGGGCCGCCCTGCTGGCTGCGGAGCTGGAGGAGCTGCGGGCTGCCCTGGAGCAGGGCGAGCGCAGCCGCCGGCTGGCGGAACAGGAGCTGCTAGAGGCCACCGAGCGCCTCAACCTTCTGCATTCCCAG AACACAGGCCTCTTGAACCAGAAGAAGAAACTAGAGGTGGATTTGGCCCAGCTGAGCGGCGAGGTGGAGGAGGCTGCCCAGGAAAGACGGGAAGCCGAGGAGAAGGCCAAAAAGGCCATCACCGAc GCAGCCATGATGGCGGAGGAGCTGAAAAAGGAGCAAGACACCAGTACGCACCTGGAACGGATGAAGAAGACACTAGAACAGACGGTGCGGGAGCTACAGGCCCGGCTTGAGGAGGCAGAACAAGCTGCCCTCCGTGGCGGGAAGAAGCAGGTGCAGAAGCTGGAGGCCAAG GTGCGGGAGCTGGAGGCTGAGCTTGACGCGGAGCAGAAGAAGCACGCCGAGGCCCTCAAGGGGGTGCGGAAACACGAGCGCCGGGTCAAGGAGCTCATGTACCAG GCCGAGGAGGACAGGAAGAACCTGGCTCGCATGCAGGACCTGGTGGACAAGTTGCAGAGCAAGGTCAAGAGCTACAAACGTCAGTTTGAAGAGGCG GAGCAGCAGGCCAGCACTAACCTGGCCAAGTACCGCAAGGCCCAGCACGAGCTGGACGACGCGGAGGAGCGGGCGGACATGGCGGAAACCCAGGCGAACAAGCTGCGGGCACGGACCAGGGATGCCCTGGGCCCCAAG CACAAGGAGTGA